One segment of Coffea arabica cultivar ET-39 chromosome 7c, Coffea Arabica ET-39 HiFi, whole genome shotgun sequence DNA contains the following:
- the LOC140004161 gene encoding uncharacterized protein isoform X3, whose amino-acid sequence MNHESAQSRLCRLIDHSLRPFGEIVSVSSTPEVVKQLLISLSQVYRQIKLWTLEFDSASDDVRGTAEQPADGGGAAVCSDSHPDDHRCMAKIVGHLMSLLSLENPLILHLTGNTLVAIAEFAAATESGWAEYMHLLCGWLKFAIHNTMLASGGHELSRAKDFGIGSFIPGSLMKLRMGDGSYLTVASIIRVFRNVLKILKLNMDDKLLIGYLDSITDLFSKLPWDSLNEAYVVSNGEPPAGPAGHDLLCKNATHLKSVGIYHGNVVQLFCSLVDISGLSEAGAGSNMHPIVFQIRNLIPKILVGCFVGREHLDDVRIFHYLRHKILMLMMRLTSILHLERSDLMTWLHLIEKYFHDLLCQPLDMQESNLNDCLEGSPFWSDDYDAEGQKMSSSHLQRLAVFLFLRCSFILVRLNEKADKQFKVANSDSCFTFDLYSNSNYSSRSEGPLMLEQWLQRHLPSDTFVDHEMYSQRCSSFALAFLKLYMHEIFYDHEVLLDYLISKDTGAKCAEYLLRCLRMVCNSWNLFAEFSTWVKPPNSSCRKRRRVLADGIDFEGNRCHASLEDDSVPSPMDTEGKHSGKHGRTKTVLVEDAKGCLLCLKASIDSLYQKNLFPYNPQVLLRRLSRFEELSLQDIQAPTPF is encoded by the exons ATGAATCACGAGTCGGCTCAGTCGCGCCTTTGCCGTCTCATCGACCACTCTCTTCGTCCCTTCGGC GAAATTGTCTCTGTTTCTTCAACTCCTGAAGTCGTAAAACAGCTCTTGATTTCACTCTCCCAG GTTTATAGACAAATTAAACTGTGGACGCTTGAATTTGACTCCGCTTCCGACGATGTCAGA GGAACGGCTGAGCAACCTGCAGATGGCGGCGGCGCTGCTGTTTGTTCTGATTCACATCCTGATGACCATCGGTGTATGGCTAAGATCGTTGGTCACTTG ATGTCTTTACTTAGTCTTGAGAATCCACTTATTCTGCACTTGACAGGCAACACCCTTGTGGCTATTGCTGAGTTTGCTGCTGCAACT GAATCAGGTTGGGCTGAATACATGCACTTATTGTGTGGTTGGCTGAAATTTGCCATTCACAACACTATGTTAGCTTCAGGGGGTCATGAACTTTCCAGAGCCAAAGATTTTGGTATAGGTTCATTTATTCCTGGTTCGCTGATGAAGCTGAGGATGGGAGATGGAAGCTATTTGACTGTTGCTTCTATTATTCGAGTGTTTCGTAATGTTCTAAAGATTTTGAAGCTGAATATGGATGATAAACTTTTGATAGGTTACCTCGATTCAATTACtgatttattttcaaaattgcctTGGGATTCACTGAATGAGGCGTATGTTGTGTCAAACGGTGAGCCTCCAGCAGGCCCTGCTGGACATGATTTGTTATGTAAAAATGCTACCCATCTGAAGTCAGTAGGTATCTATCATGGGAATGTTGTTCAACTGTTCTGTTCCTTGGTTGACATAAGCGGCCTCTCTGAAGCTGGAGCTGGTTCCAACATGCATCCCATTGTATTTCAGATCAGAAACCTAATCCCTAAAATTTTAGTTGGCTGCTTTGTCGGACGAGAACATCTGGATGACGTCCGTATCTTTCATTACTTGAGACACAAGATCTTG ATGCTGATGATGAGGCTTACTTCCATACTTCACCTGGAGCGTTCAGATCTTATGACATGGTTGCATCTTATTGAGAAATACTTTCATGATCTACTTTGTCAACCTTTGGATATGCAAGAGTCTAATCTAAACGACTGTCTAGAAGGTTCCCCATTCTGGTCTGATGATTATGATGCAGAAGGACAGAAAATGTCATCTAGCCATTTGCAAAGACtagctgtttttctttttcttaggtGTTCCTTCATTTTGGTGAGGTTGAACGAGAAAGCTGACAAGCAATTCAAAGTTGCAAATTCAGACTCTTGCTTCACATTTGACCTTTATTCGAATTCAAACTATTCCAGTAGAAGTGAAGGTCCGCTGATGCTCGAACAGTGGCTTCAGAGGCACCTTCCTTCTGATACTTTTGTGGACCATGAAATGTATTCACAAAGATGCTCGAGCTTTGCGTTAGCCTTTCTAAAGTTATACATGCATGAG ATATTTTATGATCATGAAGTGCTTCTTGACTACCTGATTTCGAAGGATACTGGAGCCAAATGCGCAGAATATCTTCTGAG GTGCCTGCGAATGGTGTGTAATTCATGGAACCTATTTGCGGAGTTTTCAACATGGGTGAAACCTCCAAATTCATCTTGTCGAAAGAGAAGAAGAGTTTTAGCAGATGGTATAGATTTTGAAGGTAATCGGTGCCATGCATCCTTGGAGGATGATTCAGTTCCCTCACCTATGGATACAGAGGGTAAACATAGTGGCAAGCACGGAAGAACTAAGACCGTCTTGGTTGAGGATGCCAAGGGCTGTCTGCTTTGCCTGAAAGCATCTATTGACAGCCTTTACCAGAAAAATCTATTTCCATATAATCCACAAGTTCTTTTGCGACG TTTGTCAAGATTTGAGGAGCTCAGCCTTCAGGATATCCAAGCACCTACTCCTTTTTAA
- the LOC140004161 gene encoding uncharacterized protein isoform X2 has product MNHESAQSRLCRLIDHSLRPFGEIVSVSSTPEVVKQLLISLSQVYRQIKLWTLEFDSASDDGTAEQPADGGGAAVCSDSHPDDHRCMAKIVGHLMSLLSLENPLILHLTGNTLVAIAEFAAATESGWAEYMHLLCGWLKFAIHNTMLASGGHELSRAKDFGIGSFIPGSLMKLRMGDGSYLTVASIIRVFRNVLKILKLNMDDKLLIGYLDSITDLFSKLPWDSLNEAYVVSNGEPPAGPAGHDLLCKNATHLKSVGIYHGNVVQLFCSLVDISGLSEAGAGSNMHPIVFQIRNLIPKILVGCFVGREHLDDVRIFHYLRHKILMLMMRLTSILHLERSDLMTWLHLIEKYFHDLLCQPLDMQESNLNDCLEGSPFWSDDYDAEGQKMSSSHLQRLAVFLFLRCSFILVRLNEKADKQFKVANSDSCFTFDLYSNSNYSSRSEGPLMLEQWLQRHLPSDTFVDHEMYSQRCSSFALAFLKLYMHEDDILFEMLLQLFHLPEKWFNRGGSLLTAKNDIFCLASDLFHPINFFHLFLAEIFYDHEVLLDYLISKDTGAKCAEYLLRCLRMVCNSWNLFAEFSTWVKPPNSSCRKRRRVLADGIDFEGNRCHASLEDDSVPSPMDTEGKHSGKHGRTKTVLVEDAKGCLLCLKASIDSLYQKNLFPYNPQVLLRRLSRFEELSLQDIQAPTPF; this is encoded by the exons ATGAATCACGAGTCGGCTCAGTCGCGCCTTTGCCGTCTCATCGACCACTCTCTTCGTCCCTTCGGC GAAATTGTCTCTGTTTCTTCAACTCCTGAAGTCGTAAAACAGCTCTTGATTTCACTCTCCCAG GTTTATAGACAAATTAAACTGTGGACGCTTGAATTTGACTCCGCTTCCGACGAT GGAACGGCTGAGCAACCTGCAGATGGCGGCGGCGCTGCTGTTTGTTCTGATTCACATCCTGATGACCATCGGTGTATGGCTAAGATCGTTGGTCACTTG ATGTCTTTACTTAGTCTTGAGAATCCACTTATTCTGCACTTGACAGGCAACACCCTTGTGGCTATTGCTGAGTTTGCTGCTGCAACT GAATCAGGTTGGGCTGAATACATGCACTTATTGTGTGGTTGGCTGAAATTTGCCATTCACAACACTATGTTAGCTTCAGGGGGTCATGAACTTTCCAGAGCCAAAGATTTTGGTATAGGTTCATTTATTCCTGGTTCGCTGATGAAGCTGAGGATGGGAGATGGAAGCTATTTGACTGTTGCTTCTATTATTCGAGTGTTTCGTAATGTTCTAAAGATTTTGAAGCTGAATATGGATGATAAACTTTTGATAGGTTACCTCGATTCAATTACtgatttattttcaaaattgcctTGGGATTCACTGAATGAGGCGTATGTTGTGTCAAACGGTGAGCCTCCAGCAGGCCCTGCTGGACATGATTTGTTATGTAAAAATGCTACCCATCTGAAGTCAGTAGGTATCTATCATGGGAATGTTGTTCAACTGTTCTGTTCCTTGGTTGACATAAGCGGCCTCTCTGAAGCTGGAGCTGGTTCCAACATGCATCCCATTGTATTTCAGATCAGAAACCTAATCCCTAAAATTTTAGTTGGCTGCTTTGTCGGACGAGAACATCTGGATGACGTCCGTATCTTTCATTACTTGAGACACAAGATCTTG ATGCTGATGATGAGGCTTACTTCCATACTTCACCTGGAGCGTTCAGATCTTATGACATGGTTGCATCTTATTGAGAAATACTTTCATGATCTACTTTGTCAACCTTTGGATATGCAAGAGTCTAATCTAAACGACTGTCTAGAAGGTTCCCCATTCTGGTCTGATGATTATGATGCAGAAGGACAGAAAATGTCATCTAGCCATTTGCAAAGACtagctgtttttctttttcttaggtGTTCCTTCATTTTGGTGAGGTTGAACGAGAAAGCTGACAAGCAATTCAAAGTTGCAAATTCAGACTCTTGCTTCACATTTGACCTTTATTCGAATTCAAACTATTCCAGTAGAAGTGAAGGTCCGCTGATGCTCGAACAGTGGCTTCAGAGGCACCTTCCTTCTGATACTTTTGTGGACCATGAAATGTATTCACAAAGATGCTCGAGCTTTGCGTTAGCCTTTCTAAAGTTATACATGCATGAG GACGACATCCTATTCGAAATGCTCTTGCAACTGTTTCACTTGCCggagaaatg GTTTAATAGAGGTGGTTCTTTGTTGACAGCAAAGAATGACATATTTTGCCTTGCATCAGATCTATTTCACCCCATAaacttttttcatttatttcttgCAGAG ATATTTTATGATCATGAAGTGCTTCTTGACTACCTGATTTCGAAGGATACTGGAGCCAAATGCGCAGAATATCTTCTGAG GTGCCTGCGAATGGTGTGTAATTCATGGAACCTATTTGCGGAGTTTTCAACATGGGTGAAACCTCCAAATTCATCTTGTCGAAAGAGAAGAAGAGTTTTAGCAGATGGTATAGATTTTGAAGGTAATCGGTGCCATGCATCCTTGGAGGATGATTCAGTTCCCTCACCTATGGATACAGAGGGTAAACATAGTGGCAAGCACGGAAGAACTAAGACCGTCTTGGTTGAGGATGCCAAGGGCTGTCTGCTTTGCCTGAAAGCATCTATTGACAGCCTTTACCAGAAAAATCTATTTCCATATAATCCACAAGTTCTTTTGCGACG TTTGTCAAGATTTGAGGAGCTCAGCCTTCAGGATATCCAAGCACCTACTCCTTTTTAA
- the LOC140010389 gene encoding nuclear pore complex protein NUP58-like, with protein MSFSFTPQQQQQQQPSPLFQTQQLPASTFSLFSQTPQQQPQLQPQPQPQSSPFQFQPQPQPQPQLQQQPQPQQQQQLFLFTNDKTPATYSTKWADLHPDSQKFLLQIEERILEYRDESQRLDQCSRLYDSSVFIGGFELDASRIFQELGGICTAMERERAICQELMSVAKDMLHNTEVAVRSFMMLRPRFLHSNVGAATSATAPSQATAVAQASSNQAAATSAVPVFDFYSGLPRKPSPFLQQTVARFEKYIAECRQWIEELEQLLLLDADRNSLDSSSSLLQSLPKVMANVHAFFVHVAAKAESIHQYIESMKTAYLADQRRRGDGNDPFLEADRRETAKLEAAARRVHPTLHLPAVSQPSTQVAGAFSSSTMPGALTALPTSAAISSASSGSGLSLLGTPSGATSSSSLFSTPMTSVPVSLFGSSGASPESSPFGSLSASTPVVSGAASLFGSTPSSSVSAFTTPFPSGGLTGSGQSFNTASRTRAKSRTGRR; from the exons ATGTCTTTCTCTTTTACTccacagcagcagcagcagcaacaaccGTCTCCATTGTTCCAAACTCAGCAGCTGCCAGCCTCCACATTCTCACTATTCTCTCAAACTCCCCAACAGCAGCCCCAACTGCAACCACAACCGCAACCGCAGTCGTCTCCTTTCCAATTTCAACCTCAACCGCAACCGCAGCCCCAGCTGCAGCAGCAACCGCAGCCGCAGCAGCAGCAACAGCTGTTTCTATTTACTAACGACAAGACTCCGGCTACTTATAGCACCAAATGGGCTGACCTCCATCCAGATTCTCAGAAATTCCTCCTCCAAATTGA GGAGAGAATATTGGAGTATAGAGACGAAAGCCAGCGGCTGGACCAGTGTAGCCGCCTGTACGATTCATCGGTCTTCATTGGTGGATTTGAGCTCGATGCTAGTCGAATTTTTCAG GAGCTTGGTGGAATCTGTACAGCAATGGAACGCGAGAGGGCTATCTGTCAAGAACTAATGTCAGTAGCCAAAGATATGCTACACAATACTGAAGTTGCTGTACGTTCTTTTATGATGTTACGCCCACGGTTTCTTCACTCAAATGTGGGTGCTGCAACCAGTGCTACTGCACCATCCCAGGCTACAGCAGTTGCTCAAGCTTCATCTAATCAAGCAGCTGCTACTTCTGCAGTGCCTGTTTTTGATTTCTATAGTGGGCTACCTAGAAAGCCATCACCTTTTTTGCAGCAGACTGTTGCGAGATTTGAGAAGTATATAGCTGAGTGTCGTCAGTGGATTGAAGAGTTGGAGCAGTTGCTTCTCTTAGATGCTGATCGGAACTCCTTAGATTCTAGTTCGTCTTTGTTGCAATCTCTTCCTAAAGTCATGGCAAATGTGCATGCCTTTTTTGTTCATGTAGCAGCAAAG GCGGAGAGCATTCATCAGTACATTGAATCCATGAAGACTGCGTATCTTGCTGACCAGCGCCGTCGCGGGGATGGGAACGATCCATTTCTTGAAGCTGATCGGCGGGAAACAGCTAAGCTAGAAGCTGCTGCGCGAAGGGTACATCCAACTCTGCATTTGCCTGCGGTCTCGCAGCCATCTACTCAAGTTGCTGgagcattttcaagctcaaCAATGCCTGGGGCATTAACTGCACTACCTACATCTGCTGCTATTTCATCAGCTTCATCTGGAAGTGGTCTTTCTCTCTTAGGTACTCCATCTGGCGCAACTTCGTCTTCTTCTCTATTCTCTACTCCGATGACTTCAGTTCCAGTATCTTTGTTTGGATCATCTGGTGCTTCCCCCGAGTCATCACCTTTTGGATCCCTTTCGGCTTCCACTCCAGTTGTTAGTGGTGCTGCTTCATTATTTGGTTCGACACCTTCTTCTAGTGTTTCAGCATTTACAACACCATTTCCTTCAG GAGGTCTAACAGGATCAGGGCAAAGCTTTAACACTGCATCC AGGACAAGAGCAAAAAGTCGAACCGGCCGACGCTAG
- the LOC140004161 gene encoding uncharacterized protein isoform X1, with translation MNHESAQSRLCRLIDHSLRPFGEIVSVSSTPEVVKQLLISLSQVYRQIKLWTLEFDSASDDVRGTAEQPADGGGAAVCSDSHPDDHRCMAKIVGHLMSLLSLENPLILHLTGNTLVAIAEFAAATESGWAEYMHLLCGWLKFAIHNTMLASGGHELSRAKDFGIGSFIPGSLMKLRMGDGSYLTVASIIRVFRNVLKILKLNMDDKLLIGYLDSITDLFSKLPWDSLNEAYVVSNGEPPAGPAGHDLLCKNATHLKSVGIYHGNVVQLFCSLVDISGLSEAGAGSNMHPIVFQIRNLIPKILVGCFVGREHLDDVRIFHYLRHKILMLMMRLTSILHLERSDLMTWLHLIEKYFHDLLCQPLDMQESNLNDCLEGSPFWSDDYDAEGQKMSSSHLQRLAVFLFLRCSFILVRLNEKADKQFKVANSDSCFTFDLYSNSNYSSRSEGPLMLEQWLQRHLPSDTFVDHEMYSQRCSSFALAFLKLYMHEDDILFEMLLQLFHLPEKWFNRGGSLLTAKNDIFCLASDLFHPINFFHLFLAEIFYDHEVLLDYLISKDTGAKCAEYLLRCLRMVCNSWNLFAEFSTWVKPPNSSCRKRRRVLADGIDFEGNRCHASLEDDSVPSPMDTEGKHSGKHGRTKTVLVEDAKGCLLCLKASIDSLYQKNLFPYNPQVLLRRLSRFEELSLQDIQAPTPF, from the exons ATGAATCACGAGTCGGCTCAGTCGCGCCTTTGCCGTCTCATCGACCACTCTCTTCGTCCCTTCGGC GAAATTGTCTCTGTTTCTTCAACTCCTGAAGTCGTAAAACAGCTCTTGATTTCACTCTCCCAG GTTTATAGACAAATTAAACTGTGGACGCTTGAATTTGACTCCGCTTCCGACGATGTCAGA GGAACGGCTGAGCAACCTGCAGATGGCGGCGGCGCTGCTGTTTGTTCTGATTCACATCCTGATGACCATCGGTGTATGGCTAAGATCGTTGGTCACTTG ATGTCTTTACTTAGTCTTGAGAATCCACTTATTCTGCACTTGACAGGCAACACCCTTGTGGCTATTGCTGAGTTTGCTGCTGCAACT GAATCAGGTTGGGCTGAATACATGCACTTATTGTGTGGTTGGCTGAAATTTGCCATTCACAACACTATGTTAGCTTCAGGGGGTCATGAACTTTCCAGAGCCAAAGATTTTGGTATAGGTTCATTTATTCCTGGTTCGCTGATGAAGCTGAGGATGGGAGATGGAAGCTATTTGACTGTTGCTTCTATTATTCGAGTGTTTCGTAATGTTCTAAAGATTTTGAAGCTGAATATGGATGATAAACTTTTGATAGGTTACCTCGATTCAATTACtgatttattttcaaaattgcctTGGGATTCACTGAATGAGGCGTATGTTGTGTCAAACGGTGAGCCTCCAGCAGGCCCTGCTGGACATGATTTGTTATGTAAAAATGCTACCCATCTGAAGTCAGTAGGTATCTATCATGGGAATGTTGTTCAACTGTTCTGTTCCTTGGTTGACATAAGCGGCCTCTCTGAAGCTGGAGCTGGTTCCAACATGCATCCCATTGTATTTCAGATCAGAAACCTAATCCCTAAAATTTTAGTTGGCTGCTTTGTCGGACGAGAACATCTGGATGACGTCCGTATCTTTCATTACTTGAGACACAAGATCTTG ATGCTGATGATGAGGCTTACTTCCATACTTCACCTGGAGCGTTCAGATCTTATGACATGGTTGCATCTTATTGAGAAATACTTTCATGATCTACTTTGTCAACCTTTGGATATGCAAGAGTCTAATCTAAACGACTGTCTAGAAGGTTCCCCATTCTGGTCTGATGATTATGATGCAGAAGGACAGAAAATGTCATCTAGCCATTTGCAAAGACtagctgtttttctttttcttaggtGTTCCTTCATTTTGGTGAGGTTGAACGAGAAAGCTGACAAGCAATTCAAAGTTGCAAATTCAGACTCTTGCTTCACATTTGACCTTTATTCGAATTCAAACTATTCCAGTAGAAGTGAAGGTCCGCTGATGCTCGAACAGTGGCTTCAGAGGCACCTTCCTTCTGATACTTTTGTGGACCATGAAATGTATTCACAAAGATGCTCGAGCTTTGCGTTAGCCTTTCTAAAGTTATACATGCATGAG GACGACATCCTATTCGAAATGCTCTTGCAACTGTTTCACTTGCCggagaaatg GTTTAATAGAGGTGGTTCTTTGTTGACAGCAAAGAATGACATATTTTGCCTTGCATCAGATCTATTTCACCCCATAaacttttttcatttatttcttgCAGAG ATATTTTATGATCATGAAGTGCTTCTTGACTACCTGATTTCGAAGGATACTGGAGCCAAATGCGCAGAATATCTTCTGAG GTGCCTGCGAATGGTGTGTAATTCATGGAACCTATTTGCGGAGTTTTCAACATGGGTGAAACCTCCAAATTCATCTTGTCGAAAGAGAAGAAGAGTTTTAGCAGATGGTATAGATTTTGAAGGTAATCGGTGCCATGCATCCTTGGAGGATGATTCAGTTCCCTCACCTATGGATACAGAGGGTAAACATAGTGGCAAGCACGGAAGAACTAAGACCGTCTTGGTTGAGGATGCCAAGGGCTGTCTGCTTTGCCTGAAAGCATCTATTGACAGCCTTTACCAGAAAAATCTATTTCCATATAATCCACAAGTTCTTTTGCGACG TTTGTCAAGATTTGAGGAGCTCAGCCTTCAGGATATCCAAGCACCTACTCCTTTTTAA
- the LOC113701449 gene encoding methyl jasmonate esterase 1-like: MSEKERAHFVLIHGACHGAWCWYKLVTLLRSNGYKVTALDMAASGVNPKRLEELNSFSDYAEPLMAFMADLPADDRVILVGHSMGGVIISLAIEKFPQKIAVAVFLTAFTPAPHLPIRTMAEEYNRRLDSTMDIQHGFENGEDKPPTSLLFGPKFLSTKLYQLSPPEDLALATFLVRPIALFADANLSEVIALTDENYGAVRRVYIISDKDNVIKEDLQRWMIEKNPVEEVEEIYDSDHMVMLSRPLELCSCLERIAGKFA; this comes from the exons atgagtgagaaagagagagcacATTTCGTGCTCATTCATGGCGCTTGTCACGGGGCATGGTGCTGGTACAAGCTGGTGACGCTGTTGAGATCCAACGGTTACAAAGTCACTGCCCTTGACATGGCAGCCTCTGGGGTCAATCCCAAACGACTGGAAGAGCTCAATTCCTTCTCAGATTATGCTGAGCCACTGATGGCATTCATGGCGGATTTACCAGCAGATGATAGAGTGATCCTGGTCGGTCACAGCATGGGAGGAGTGATCATATCTCTCGCCATTGAAAAGTTCCCCCAAAAGATTGCTGTTGCTGTTTTCCTCACTGCATTCACTCCTGCTCCTCATCTCCCCATTCGCACCATGGCTGAAGAG TATAATAGAAGATTGGATTCTACCATGGACATCCAACATGGGTTTGAGAACGGAGAAGACAAACCTCCTACCTCACTCCTCTTTGGCCCCAAGTTTTTGTCTACCAAATTGTATCAACTGTCCCCTCCGGAG GATTTGGCGCTGGCAACCTTTTTGGTCAGGCCCATAGCACTGTTTGCCGATGCAAATTTGTCAGAAGTCATCGCACTCACGGACGAAAATTACGGAGCTGTTCGTCGTGTTTATATTATTAGCGATAAAGACAACGTGATAAAGGAGGACTTGCAGAGATGGATGATTGAGAAGAATCCAGTCGAAGAAGTGGAGGAGATTTATGATTCGGATCATATGGTCATGTTATCCAGGCCATTAGAGTTGTGCTCTTGTTTGGAACGGATTGCTGGGAAATTCGCCTGA
- the LOC113702117 gene encoding pentatricopeptide repeat-containing protein At3g50420, which translates to MRSPNEAASIATLLIQKCSSTTSIRRARQLHALLLTSATAHLRCSYAFNNIVSMYARCGSLADSQLVFDNIPHRNIVSYNALVSSYSRTTRHASLAFRLFDQLLNENLRPNGSTFTSLLQASSTLKNVMLGSFLHAQCIKFGFMDNVRVQTSLLGLYSSCGVLELTQKVFHFMVDKDAMAWNTVIFGYLENGKMVEGLEIFSTMIRDGARPDQFTHSMVLNACGRLGDYDTGKRAHAHSLILGTCLDLPLHNALLDMYCSCGDTETAIRVFRRISNPDLVSWNTIIAGYSENGDGAKAMDMFVQLVHGFTRKPDEYTYAAVISATGAFPACNYGKPLHAQVQKAGLERSVYVGSTLISMYFSNAESESAQKIFSSVLEKDVVLWTDMVAGYSRIGDGETAVKFFHGMSQEGHEIDSYALSSGVSACADLATLRQGQMVHNLVVKKGYDTEMTVCGSLIDMYAKVGDVQAAEAIFSEVIMPDLKCWNSLLGGFSHHGKAEDAFQVFDCILKQGIKPDNVTFISVLSACSHCGLVERGKFYWNYMKVKGIKPGPKHYSCMITLFSRAGLLEEAEKLIIESPFANDYMVLWRTLLDSCVMNKNLKIGTHAAERVLSMDAEDAATNVLLAKLYAADGRWGGVAEMRRKIKIQMLEKDPGLSWTENLNDIHVFSSGDQSHPLNDEMRVEIQRLLKHSMYTEKSEI; encoded by the coding sequence aTGAGATCGCCGAATGAAGCCGCCTCCATAGCAACTCTGCTCATCCAGAAATGCAGCTCCACAACCTCCATCAGGAGAGCGCGTCAACTCCACGCCCTCCTTCTAACCTCTGCCACTGCCCATCTCAGATGTTCATACGCTTTCAACAATATCGTGTCGATGTACGCCCGGTGTGGGTCCTTGGCTGACTCCCAACTTGTATTCGACAATATTCCTCACCGAAATATTGTCTCTTACAATGCCCTTGTTTCTTCCTATTCTCGCACCACCAGACATGCTTCTCTGGCCTTTCGGTTATTTGACCAGTTGCTCAATGAGAACCTCAGACCAAATGGGTCGACTTTTACGAGCCTCTTGCAGGCCTCCTCTACCCTAAAGAATGTGATGCTGGGTTCTTTTCTTCATGCCCAGTgtattaaatttggatttatgGACAATGTACGGGTTCAAACCTCTCTACTAGGGTTGTATTCAAGCTGTGGCGTCTTGGAATTGACGCagaaagttttccattttatggtTGACAAAGATGCCATGGCTTGGAATACTGTTATTTTCGGGTATTTGGAAAATGGTAAGATGGTGGAAGGACTTGAGATTTTCAGCACCATGATACGGGATGGTGCACGGCCTGACCAATTTACTCATTCAATGGTTCTGAATGCTTGTGGTAGACTGGGAGACTATGATACGGGGAAACGTGCTCATGCGCATTCTCTCATCCTTGGGACCTGCTTGGATTTGCCTTTGCATAATGCGCTGCTCGACATGTACTGCAGCTGTGGCGACACTGAAACAGCAATTAGGGTCTTTAGGAGAATCAGTAATCCAGACTTGGTTTCATGGAATACGATCATAGCTGGGTATTCTGAGAATGGAGATGGAGCAAAGGCAATGGATATGTTTGTCCAGCTGGTGCACGGATTCACAAGAAAACCAGATGAATATACTTATGCAGCAGTTATATCTGCCACAGGAGCTTTTCCTGCATGTAACTATGGTAAACCGCTCCATGCCCAAGTCCAGAAAGCAGGACTGGAAAGAAGTGTGTATGTTGGGAGCACATTGATATCTATGTACTTCAGCAATGCTGAATCTGAATCTGCTCAAAAAATTTTCTCCTCAGTTCTAGAAAAGGATGTCGTGCTTTGGACTGACATGGTGGCTGGTTATTCTAGAATAGGCGATGGTGAGACTGCTGTGAAGTTTTTCCACGGGATGTCACAGGAAGGACACGAGATTGATAGTTATGCCCTGAGCAGTGGAGTAAGTGCATGTGCTGACCTTGCAACTCTGAGGCAAGGGCAAATGGTTCATAACCTTGTTGTGAAAAAGGGCTATGATACTGAAATGACCGTTTGCGGAAGTCTGATAGATATGTATGCTAAAGTTGGCGACGTTCAAGCAGCTGAGGCGATATTTTCAGAAGTGATAATGCCCGATCTGAAGTGCTGGAACTCGTTACTTGGGGGGTTCAGTCATCATGGGAAGGCAGAAGATGCATTCCAAGTGTTTGATTGCATTCTAAAACAAGGCATAAAACCGGACAATGTGACATTCATATCAGTCCTTTCTGCTTGTAGCCACTGTGGTTTAGTCGAGAGGGGCAAATTTTACTGGAATTATATGAAGGTCAAGGGCATAAAACCAGGGCCGAAGCACTACTCCTGCATGATAACTTTGTTTAGTAGAGCAGGATTACTTGAGGAAGCTGAAAAACTGATTATTGAATCACCTTTTGCTAATGATTATATGGTGTTGTGGAGAACTCTTCTTGATTCCTGTGTCATGAATAAAAATCTCAAAATAGGAACGCATGCTGCTGAGCGTGTTTTGAGTATGGATGCAGAAGACGCAGCAACAAACGTATTGCTTGCAAAATTATATGCTGCAGATGGAAGATGGGGTGGTGTGGCAGAAATGAGGAGAAAGATCAAAATACAAATGTTAGAAAAAGACCCCGGCCTTAGTTGGacagaaaatttgaatgatatCCATGTCTTCTCATCTGGTGATCAGTCACACCCCCTAAATGATGAAATGCGGGTTGAAATACAGAGATTGCTTAAACACTCAATGTACACGGAAAAAAGTGAAATTTGA